From Trueperaceae bacterium, a single genomic window includes:
- a CDS encoding PQQ-binding-like beta-propeller repeat protein, with amino-acid sequence MVADVGGEGRVYVAFDATGRESWRAHVSGDREGITVALAGEAAVLAHRSFGDLVALDPIDGSEPWRLPLPGTSPSFSVLDQAGGTLALVTDLGELVWLDLGALSVAKSQVGVAAASSGGSPAVSLVGDLVVLDAGGRLLAYEVVR; translated from the coding sequence CTGGTAGCGGACGTCGGCGGGGAGGGCCGCGTCTACGTCGCCTTCGACGCGACCGGCCGCGAGTCTTGGCGCGCCCACGTGAGCGGCGACCGGGAGGGCATCACGGTGGCGCTCGCCGGCGAAGCCGCGGTCCTCGCGCACCGCAGCTTCGGCGACCTCGTCGCCCTGGACCCCATCGACGGTTCTGAGCCGTGGCGCCTGCCGCTACCGGGCACCAGCCCGAGCTTCTCCGTGCTCGACCAGGCCGGCGGCACCCTCGCGCTGGTCACCGACCTGGGCGAGCTCGTGTGGCTCGACCTGGGCGCCCTGTCCGTGGCGAAGTCGCAGGTAGGGGTGGCCGCAGCGAGCAGCGGCGGCTCCCCGGCGGTCAGCCTCGTCGGCGACCTGGTGGTCCTCGATGCCGGCGGCCGCCTCCTCGCCTACGAGGTCGTTCGCTAG
- a CDS encoding tellurite resistance/C4-dicarboxylate transporter family protein — protein MPGQASTSPRHGSAGIAARLDAGVRNLPSSYFALVMATGVIAIAGRELGLPLLPDALGALNVVAYALLWALTVARLARHRRALLADLFDHVNGPGFFTVVAATGVLGSQFVALWAAYWVASALWVLTLALWTLLTFTVFAGLTIKESKPDLAGGITGGWLLAVVATQSVVVLALEIVPAVEGSLLPPLWFLALSMWLWGGMLYVWLMALIFYRHVFYAFSPADLTPPYWINMGAMAISTLAGTLLIVHGETAGSSLLAAIEPLLKGVTILFWATGTWWIPMLVVLGVWRHLVKRFPLRYDAAYWGMVFPLGMYTLCSHHLARALELGFLEGVSRVFVVAAVAAWAATFLGLVRSLVTGAGREGAVA, from the coding sequence ATGCCAGGTCAAGCAAGCACATCGCCTCGGCACGGCTCGGCAGGGATCGCGGCCCGCCTCGACGCCGGCGTGAGGAACCTGCCCTCCTCCTACTTCGCGCTGGTCATGGCGACCGGCGTGATCGCCATCGCCGGCCGCGAGCTCGGACTGCCCCTGCTGCCTGACGCCCTGGGAGCGCTCAACGTGGTCGCCTACGCGCTGCTCTGGGCGCTCACGGTCGCCCGCCTCGCCCGCCACCGACGGGCGCTGCTGGCGGACCTCTTCGACCACGTGAACGGGCCCGGCTTCTTCACGGTGGTAGCGGCCACGGGGGTCCTCGGCAGCCAGTTCGTCGCGCTGTGGGCGGCCTATTGGGTCGCGAGCGCGCTGTGGGTGCTGACGCTGGCGCTGTGGACGCTCCTCACGTTCACGGTGTTCGCCGGCCTGACGATCAAGGAGTCGAAGCCCGACCTGGCCGGCGGCATCACGGGCGGCTGGCTGCTGGCCGTCGTGGCGACGCAGTCGGTGGTGGTGCTGGCCCTGGAGATCGTCCCGGCCGTCGAGGGCTCGCTGCTGCCGCCGCTCTGGTTCCTCGCGCTCTCCATGTGGCTGTGGGGCGGCATGCTCTACGTCTGGCTGATGGCGCTGATCTTCTACCGCCACGTCTTCTACGCGTTCTCGCCCGCGGACCTGACCCCGCCCTACTGGATCAACATGGGGGCCATGGCCATCTCGACGCTCGCCGGCACCTTGCTGATCGTGCACGGCGAGACGGCCGGCTCGTCGCTGCTCGCGGCCATCGAGCCGCTCCTGAAGGGCGTGACGATCCTCTTCTGGGCCACGGGCACCTGGTGGATACCCATGCTCGTGGTGCTCGGCGTGTGGCGGCACCTGGTCAAGCGCTTCCCGCTGCGCTACGACGCCGCGTACTGGGGGATGGTCTTCCCGCTGGGCATGTACACGCTGTGCAGCCACCACCTGGCGCGGGCGCTCGAGCTGGGCTTCCTCGAGGGCGTCTCGCGCGTCTTCGTCGTCGCGGCCGTCGCCGCCTGGGCCGCCACGTTCCTCGGCCTGGTGAGGTCGCTCGTGACGGGCGCCGGGCGAGAGGGAGCGGTGGCGTGA
- a CDS encoding antitoxin Xre/MbcA/ParS toxin-binding domain-containing protein: MAEHVRRRVGFTQKEHADFLGIDPRTYLRRAEEEHLKSGESLKVEMVEKVLEETTRVFRDEELARRWLTSPIISLDNERPIDHLDSIDGYERVKGTLGKIEYGVY; this comes from the coding sequence GTGGCAGAGCATGTCCGCCGTAGGGTCGGCTTCACCCAGAAGGAACACGCGGACTTCCTCGGCATCGACCCCCGCACCTACCTGCGCCGCGCCGAGGAAGAGCACCTCAAGAGCGGAGAGAGCCTGAAGGTCGAGATGGTCGAGAAGGTGCTCGAGGAAACCACACGAGTGTTCAGGGACGAGGAGCTCGCTCGCAGGTGGCTCACCAGCCCCATCATCAGCCTCGACAACGAGCGGCCCATAGACCATCTCGACAGCATCGACGGGTACGAGCGCGTCAAGGGCACGCTCGGGAAGATCGAGTACGGGGTGTACTGA
- a CDS encoding HD-GYP domain-containing protein, with protein MTSSPFFEEIRRDLNELRRLAVEIEVTDGYTADHCERLQRLSYATGRELGLDAASLYTLDFGAYLHDVGKVKVPREILTKPGKLTDEEWAIVKLHPTYGRELLEPTFMRDAGAIVEQHHERLDGSGYPHGLAGDEVLTESYIVAVADTYDAMTTDRPYRSALPAQAAFDELERLAGVHYPRDVVRAFRSAVTQVEPFPHAEDRRCGGAAIL; from the coding sequence GTGACCTCGAGCCCCTTCTTCGAGGAGATCCGCCGCGACCTCAACGAGCTCCGGCGCCTGGCCGTGGAGATCGAGGTCACCGACGGCTACACGGCCGACCACTGCGAGAGGCTCCAACGCCTCTCCTACGCCACCGGACGGGAGCTGGGGCTCGACGCCGCCAGCCTCTACACCCTCGACTTCGGGGCGTACCTGCACGACGTCGGCAAGGTGAAGGTGCCGCGCGAGATCCTGACCAAGCCGGGCAAGCTCACCGACGAGGAGTGGGCGATCGTCAAGCTCCACCCCACGTACGGACGCGAGCTGCTGGAGCCCACGTTCATGCGCGACGCGGGCGCGATCGTCGAGCAGCACCACGAACGCCTCGACGGCAGCGGCTACCCGCATGGCCTGGCCGGCGACGAGGTGCTGACCGAGTCGTACATCGTCGCCGTCGCCGACACCTACGACGCCATGACCACCGACAGGCCGTACCGTTCCGCACTCCCCGCGCAGGCCGCGTTCGACGAGCTCGAGCGCCTGGCCGGCGTCCACTACCCGCGCGACGTAGTGCGCGCGTTCCGCTCGGCCGTCACCCAGGTCGAGCCCTTCCCCCACGCTGAGGACCGCCGCTGTGGGGGCGCGGCGATTCTCTGA
- a CDS encoding HD domain-containing phosphohydrolase gives MEETPETPARDAARSPQPTAHDLVMARFEARRRQVLTVFLATLLVLVLARLVAGPHAVDAPGRYLYAFPVVIIAILATGLVLNHRGRSAAAVWLVTAAFLVALNASRLAPAGSLLTPYHLFIPLALAGLTLGRRGLVITAAASLATVWLAPFVATLGPGAQPGLDAPTPGTGDGLQLGSQFGSVWLGRASALDFSVVYVAIVVLLERFGITLRWALLRAAAHESALRVQALEARAELEAQRELNEAIRDSFPGAYYVVDEAGRFVQWNKNVLDLLGVSEAELRRSHALSLVAPEDREAARGAMAEALESGSASFQVRVLSRDGHHVPLYVVAARVRSRGDRFLAGVGIDRRELDAAHARIDALNAVLRERLHALSAVHAIDAAIAKAGDLRETLGLILEVALDRLHLDAGNVLLYSAEKERLVFGARRGFRDSEWRPVSVPVGHGLMGRCVEQRAVIVLRGSDEIARRLWRHYQYAREGFESYVAVPLVANEELVGALELFTRRRIAPDDEWHEFLQTVAAQAAIAIAKANLIAGLKRSHDELTLSYDRTIEGWARALDLKDQETEGHSRRVTELSVALAARLGIRGEELMHVRRGALLHDIGKMGVPDAILLKPGKLDREEWEVMKRHTTHGYELLKPIPFLWPALEIPYLHHERWDGTGYPLGLKGDEIPRAARIFAIVDVYDALTNDRPYRPAWSREEALAYIASQAGRQFDPAIAAEFLRMMGADRSGRPAGQRPAEGKREVAPVGAPPRG, from the coding sequence ATGGAAGAGACGCCAGAGACGCCGGCCAGAGACGCCGCACGCTCGCCGCAGCCGACGGCGCACGACCTGGTGATGGCGCGCTTCGAGGCGCGGCGCCGCCAGGTCCTCACCGTGTTCCTCGCGACGCTCCTGGTCCTGGTGCTCGCGCGCCTCGTGGCGGGCCCGCACGCCGTCGATGCTCCCGGCCGCTACCTCTACGCCTTCCCCGTCGTCATCATCGCGATCCTCGCGACGGGGCTGGTGCTCAACCACCGCGGGCGCAGCGCGGCGGCCGTCTGGCTCGTCACGGCCGCGTTCCTCGTCGCGCTGAACGCCTCGCGGCTGGCGCCGGCCGGCTCCCTCCTGACGCCGTACCACCTGTTCATCCCCCTCGCGCTCGCCGGGCTCACCCTCGGCCGGCGCGGCCTCGTGATCACCGCCGCGGCGTCCCTGGCGACGGTGTGGCTGGCGCCATTCGTCGCGACCCTCGGGCCCGGCGCCCAGCCCGGCCTCGACGCGCCGACCCCCGGCACCGGCGACGGCCTCCAGCTCGGCTCCCAGTTCGGCTCCGTGTGGCTAGGCCGCGCGTCGGCCCTCGACTTCAGCGTCGTCTACGTGGCGATCGTCGTGCTCCTCGAGCGGTTCGGCATCACGCTGCGCTGGGCGCTGCTCAGGGCTGCGGCGCACGAGTCGGCACTGCGCGTGCAGGCGCTGGAGGCGAGGGCGGAGCTCGAGGCCCAGCGCGAGCTCAACGAGGCCATCCGCGACAGCTTCCCCGGCGCGTACTACGTGGTCGACGAGGCCGGCCGCTTCGTGCAGTGGAACAAGAACGTCCTCGACCTGCTCGGCGTGAGCGAGGCGGAGTTGCGGCGGTCGCACGCCCTGAGCCTCGTCGCGCCAGAGGACCGCGAGGCCGCGCGCGGCGCGATGGCCGAGGCGCTGGAGTCGGGCAGCGCCAGCTTCCAGGTCCGCGTGCTGTCGCGGGACGGCCACCACGTGCCCCTCTACGTGGTCGCGGCCCGCGTGAGGTCGAGGGGCGACCGCTTCCTGGCCGGCGTCGGCATCGACCGGCGCGAGCTCGACGCCGCCCACGCCCGCATCGACGCCCTCAACGCCGTGCTCCGCGAGCGGCTCCACGCCCTCAGCGCCGTGCACGCCATCGACGCCGCGATCGCCAAGGCCGGCGACCTCCGCGAGACCCTCGGGCTGATCCTCGAGGTGGCTCTGGACCGCCTCCACCTGGACGCCGGCAACGTGCTCCTCTACTCGGCCGAGAAGGAGCGGCTCGTCTTCGGCGCCAGGCGCGGCTTCCGCGACTCGGAGTGGCGTCCGGTCTCGGTGCCCGTCGGCCACGGCCTGATGGGCCGCTGCGTGGAGCAGAGGGCGGTCATAGTCCTGCGCGGGTCCGACGAGATCGCGCGCCGCCTGTGGCGCCACTACCAGTACGCGCGGGAGGGCTTCGAGTCGTACGTCGCCGTCCCCCTGGTCGCGAACGAGGAGCTCGTGGGCGCGCTGGAGCTCTTCACCCGCCGGCGCATAGCGCCGGACGACGAGTGGCACGAGTTCCTCCAGACGGTGGCGGCCCAGGCCGCGATCGCGATCGCCAAGGCGAACCTCATCGCCGGCCTGAAGCGCTCGCACGACGAGCTCACGCTCTCCTACGACCGCACGATCGAGGGCTGGGCGCGGGCGCTGGACCTCAAGGACCAGGAGACCGAGGGTCACAGCCGCCGCGTCACCGAGCTGTCGGTGGCGCTGGCGGCCCGGCTCGGCATCCGCGGCGAGGAGCTGATGCACGTCCGTCGCGGCGCGCTGCTCCACGACATCGGGAAGATGGGCGTGCCCGACGCGATCCTGCTGAAGCCCGGCAAGCTCGACCGCGAGGAGTGGGAGGTGATGAAGCGCCACACGACGCACGGCTACGAGCTGCTCAAGCCAATCCCGTTCCTGTGGCCGGCCCTCGAGATCCCCTACCTGCACCACGAGCGGTGGGACGGCACCGGCTACCCCTTGGGCCTCAAGGGCGACGAGATCCCGCGCGCCGCGCGCATCTTCGCGATCGTCGACGTCTACGACGCGCTGACGAACGACAGGCCCTACCGGCCGGCGTGGTCGCGCGAGGAGGCGCTCGCTTACATCGCCTCGCAGGCCGGCCGCCAGTTCGACCCGGCGATCGCCGCCGAGTTCCTGCGCATGATGGGCGCCGACCGCAGCGGGCGCCCCGCCGGACAGCGGCCCGCCGAGGGCAAGAGAGAGGTGGCGCCCGTGGGGGCGCCACCTCGTGGCTGA
- a CDS encoding ATP-binding cassette domain-containing protein, which produces MRADPTEPALVASGLSVRLGGVVVIERADLKLAAGDLVLLTGPNGAGKSTFLRALVGLVPASGDVAIAGRPPASLSGRAAFAFVPDEPALYEDITLAEHAYLNAALYGDAGAEGRALELLGRFGLGERTDEFPGTHSRGMRQKLALSLALALERPVTLLDEPFNALDLGSQELLARLLAERAAAGGAVLLTGHQRDLAGLLGARVVAMDGGRLEAVGAAAPAASEGA; this is translated from the coding sequence ATGCGCGCCGATCCGACGGAACCCGCGCTCGTCGCCTCCGGCCTGAGCGTGCGGCTGGGCGGCGTGGTCGTCATCGAGCGCGCCGACCTCAAGCTCGCCGCCGGCGACCTCGTGCTGCTGACCGGCCCCAACGGGGCGGGGAAGAGCACGTTCCTGCGCGCGCTGGTCGGCCTCGTGCCCGCGAGCGGCGACGTCGCGATCGCGGGACGCCCCCCGGCCTCGCTGTCGGGGCGCGCCGCCTTCGCCTTCGTCCCCGACGAGCCGGCGCTCTACGAGGACATCACGCTGGCCGAGCACGCCTACCTCAACGCCGCGCTCTACGGCGACGCCGGCGCCGAGGGCCGGGCGCTCGAGCTCCTCGGGCGGTTCGGGCTCGGCGAGCGCACAGACGAGTTCCCTGGCACCCACTCACGCGGCATGAGGCAGAAGCTGGCCCTGTCGCTGGCTCTCGCCCTGGAGCGTCCCGTCACGTTGCTCGACGAGCCCTTCAACGCCCTCGACCTGGGGTCGCAGGAGCTGCTGGCGCGGCTGCTCGCCGAGCGCGCCGCCGCGGGCGGCGCCGTGCTCCTCACCGGCCACCAGCGCGACCTCGCCGGTCTCCTGGGCGCCCGCGTCGTGGCGATGGACGGCGGCCGGCTCGAGGCCGTCGGCGCCGCCGCGCCCGCCGCGTCGGAGGGCGCGTGA
- a CDS encoding carboxypeptidase regulatory-like domain-containing protein: MRLPGSSRRFTGAAAAALALALAGTAAAGAGRLGPGDAQLASGEYYDRVTFDAAAGDTVVIELTSTEFDPYLIVLDPSDRPLFQEDDSAGAGLNVNATVTLPEAGRYTVVVTSAFPNESGAYRLTIAAAGAGGAAGGGGAPPTPPAGQTPVPPVSRPPAPPADQAQPPPAAQPRTVTGTVVDTQGRPIPGARVWIQPSITTGLVEVRTDATGRYLAQGLLDVPYTAKAWAYVEYGGSQLCLRLGMDSPVDYDSFVPTHGAVRNFRWQLTGPIEDLRDLGEHFGGMLRVMNAGYYAGNAIELAFTPTGPRIDGSTVAPFTRTITDPARDYDVRDLPAGPYRVTATLVAPDGSRRPLRMGRDMLSPAGEALDIDWTGDGTCSNTNGLSWVYAWLEAP; encoded by the coding sequence ATGCGGCTACCCGGTTCGTCTCGACGCTTCACAGGCGCCGCCGCGGCGGCACTGGCCCTGGCGCTGGCCGGCACGGCCGCCGCCGGCGCCGGTCGCTTGGGCCCCGGCGACGCCCAGCTCGCCAGCGGCGAGTACTACGACCGCGTCACCTTCGACGCCGCGGCCGGCGACACCGTCGTCATCGAGCTGACGTCCACCGAGTTCGACCCCTACCTGATCGTCCTCGACCCCAGCGACCGACCGCTGTTCCAGGAGGACGACAGCGCCGGGGCGGGCCTGAACGTGAACGCCACGGTGACCCTGCCGGAGGCCGGACGCTACACGGTCGTGGTCACGTCCGCCTTCCCGAACGAGTCGGGCGCCTACCGCCTCACGATCGCCGCGGCGGGAGCAGGCGGAGCGGCGGGAGGGGGCGGCGCCCCACCGACGCCGCCCGCTGGCCAGACGCCGGTCCCGCCGGTGAGCCGGCCCCCGGCCCCGCCGGCGGACCAGGCGCAGCCGCCGCCGGCCGCCCAGCCGCGCACGGTCACGGGCACGGTGGTCGACACCCAGGGGCGCCCCATCCCCGGCGCCCGCGTGTGGATCCAGCCGTCGATAACCACGGGACTGGTCGAGGTCAGGACCGACGCCACCGGCCGCTACCTGGCGCAGGGACTCCTCGACGTGCCCTACACGGCCAAGGCCTGGGCCTACGTGGAGTACGGCGGTAGCCAGCTCTGCCTGCGCCTGGGCATGGACTCGCCCGTCGACTACGACTCGTTCGTGCCCACCCACGGGGCGGTGCGGAACTTCCGCTGGCAGCTCACCGGCCCCATCGAGGACCTCCGGGACCTGGGCGAGCACTTCGGCGGGATGCTCCGCGTGATGAACGCCGGGTACTACGCCGGCAACGCGATCGAGCTGGCCTTCACGCCCACGGGTCCCCGCATCGACGGCTCGACCGTCGCGCCGTTCACCCGCACGATCACGGACCCCGCGCGCGACTACGACGTGCGCGACCTGCCCGCCGGGCCGTACCGCGTGACCGCCACGCTCGTCGCGCCGGACGGCTCGCGGCGCCCGCTCCGCATGGGCCGCGACATGCTGTCGCCGGCCGGCGAGGCGCTCGACATCGACTGGACGGGCGACGGCACCTGCTCGAACACGAACGGCCTGAGCTGGGTCTACGCCTGGCTGGAGGCGCCGTGA
- a CDS encoding S24 family peptidase has product MTEGGTMPPRPLKQTQILEALKSAYERTGATPDLSSLARSFGITYPTLREHLKALEAKGKLVLESRGPGRAPRLRLLGSAVGVPLFGEIAAGLPVGTYPEPEGYLVLRGRPDHFALRVRGDSMADRIEDGDVVLLQRGEPQRSGEVCAVRVGDDESTLKYLEWSQPRAGDRPPAYRLRPHNPSYPTLTVPASELHVDGVMRGLIRGDVVQDLLLEGSG; this is encoded by the coding sequence GTGACGGAGGGAGGCACGATGCCGCCGCGGCCGCTCAAGCAGACCCAGATCCTCGAGGCGCTGAAGAGCGCTTACGAGCGCACGGGCGCCACGCCTGACCTCTCGTCCCTGGCGCGCAGCTTCGGCATCACCTACCCCACGCTGCGGGAGCACCTCAAGGCCCTGGAGGCCAAGGGCAAGCTCGTGCTCGAGAGCCGCGGCCCCGGCCGCGCGCCGCGCCTGCGGCTGCTCGGCTCCGCCGTGGGCGTCCCGCTCTTCGGCGAGATCGCCGCCGGCCTGCCCGTGGGCACCTACCCGGAGCCCGAGGGGTACCTCGTGCTCCGCGGACGGCCCGACCACTTCGCGCTCCGCGTGCGGGGCGACTCCATGGCCGACCGCATCGAGGACGGCGACGTCGTGCTCCTGCAGCGCGGCGAGCCGCAGCGCTCCGGCGAGGTCTGCGCCGTGAGGGTGGGGGACGACGAGTCCACGCTCAAGTACCTGGAGTGGAGCCAGCCGCGCGCGGGGGACAGGCCCCCGGCGTACCGGCTGCGGCCCCACAACCCCAGCTACCCCACGCTCACGGTCCCGGCGTCGGAGCTGCACGTGGACGGCGTCATGCGCGGCCTCATCCGCGGTGACGTGGTGCAGGACCTGCTCCTCGAAGGGAGTGGTTGA
- a CDS encoding HD domain-containing phosphohydrolase, with product MTREASELFSRVEKQRIAVVQRVLWVLFAISGVTLLAIVLGSSGAPWRETPFWVNLIALPVLGAALWLNHRNRFAFAVSIVMVVLVLAGTAPLMLGGLDGSPLSLLILAVPIVLAGLVLTRRALVVVTAWSVGVVALTTALEARGLLPSAGGPDLNLAVQAVVLLLLIAFFLDRFGLVFRATLTDALDYQVRLKEQANDRLRTQAALLEQKSLTEAMIENTPGLFALIGHDGRLSRWNRSLQRVLGHTESDLEGLASTDLAAPEDRPAFADLLREILERGVGSGEVRLATRDGRKVPFIIHGARLTLAGEDFIIGMGLDRSEVAAARSRIESLDSELQERLEHITALHEIDRAITGSLDLGLTLDVILLQVTRRLHVDAASVLLFDPSRNMLVFGASRGFHGKVLRSTALNLGEGLAGKAAIDRSRVVVVGADELSASFPPDSKVQAEGFESYVATPLVAKGRLQGVLELFHRSELEPDDDWHDFLTTLATQAAIALDNATLFESLERSNLELRLAYDRTIEGWARALDLRDEETEGHSRRVTDMTVRLAERMGMPSEELVHVRRGALLHDIGKMGVPDRILLKPAKLDPDEWEIMKKHPTYAVDLLSPIEFLRPALDIPYAHHERWDGNGYPRGLSGERIPLAARIFAVVDVYDALTSDRPYRAAWPPEKALQYIREQSGQHFDPRVVDEFLEMIAQG from the coding sequence GTGACGCGGGAAGCGTCCGAGCTCTTCTCGCGCGTCGAGAAGCAGCGGATCGCCGTCGTCCAGCGCGTCCTGTGGGTCCTCTTCGCGATCTCCGGGGTCACGCTACTCGCCATCGTGCTGGGCTCGAGCGGCGCACCGTGGCGCGAGACGCCCTTCTGGGTGAACCTCATCGCCCTGCCCGTGCTGGGGGCGGCGCTGTGGCTGAACCACAGGAACCGCTTCGCCTTCGCGGTCTCCATCGTCATGGTGGTGCTGGTGCTGGCGGGCACGGCGCCGCTGATGCTGGGAGGGCTCGACGGCAGCCCGCTCAGCCTGCTGATCCTGGCCGTGCCCATCGTCCTCGCGGGCCTGGTCCTCACGCGGCGTGCCCTGGTCGTCGTCACCGCCTGGTCCGTGGGGGTCGTGGCGCTGACGACGGCGCTCGAGGCCCGCGGGCTGCTGCCCTCCGCCGGCGGGCCCGACCTCAACCTCGCCGTCCAGGCGGTCGTGCTCCTGCTGCTGATCGCGTTCTTCCTCGACCGCTTCGGCCTGGTGTTCCGGGCCACGCTCACCGACGCCCTCGACTACCAGGTCCGGCTCAAGGAGCAGGCCAACGACCGCCTGCGGACCCAGGCCGCCCTGCTCGAGCAGAAGAGCCTGACGGAGGCGATGATCGAGAACACGCCAGGCCTGTTCGCGCTCATCGGGCACGACGGCAGGCTCAGCCGCTGGAACCGCAGCCTGCAGCGCGTGCTCGGCCACACCGAGTCGGACCTCGAGGGGCTGGCCTCGACGGACCTGGCCGCGCCGGAGGACCGGCCGGCGTTCGCCGACCTGCTCCGCGAGATCCTCGAGCGCGGCGTCGGCTCCGGCGAGGTGAGGCTCGCGACCCGCGACGGACGCAAGGTGCCGTTCATCATCCACGGCGCGCGGCTGACGCTCGCCGGCGAGGACTTCATCATCGGCATGGGCCTGGACCGCAGCGAGGTCGCCGCGGCGCGCTCGCGCATCGAGAGCCTGGACAGCGAGCTGCAGGAGAGGCTCGAGCACATCACGGCCCTGCACGAAATCGACAGGGCGATCACGGGCAGCCTCGACCTGGGCCTCACCCTCGACGTGATCCTGCTCCAGGTGACCCGACGCCTCCACGTGGACGCCGCCTCGGTGCTGCTCTTCGACCCCTCGCGCAACATGCTCGTCTTCGGCGCGAGCCGCGGCTTCCACGGCAAGGTCCTCCGCAGCACCGCCCTCAACCTGGGCGAGGGGCTGGCGGGGAAGGCGGCGATCGACAGGAGCCGCGTCGTCGTCGTCGGCGCCGACGAGCTGAGCGCCTCCTTCCCGCCCGACAGCAAGGTCCAGGCCGAGGGGTTCGAGAGCTACGTGGCCACCCCCCTCGTCGCCAAGGGCAGGCTGCAGGGCGTGCTCGAGCTGTTCCACCGCAGCGAGCTCGAGCCCGACGACGACTGGCACGACTTCCTCACGACCCTGGCCACCCAGGCGGCGATCGCGCTCGACAACGCTACGCTGTTCGAGAGCCTCGAGCGCTCGAACCTCGAGCTGCGGCTGGCCTACGACAGGACGATCGAGGGCTGGGCGCGCGCCCTCGACCTCCGCGACGAGGAGACCGAGGGCCACAGCAGGCGCGTCACCGACATGACGGTGCGACTCGCCGAGCGCATGGGCATGCCCTCCGAGGAGCTCGTGCACGTCAGGCGCGGCGCGCTGCTGCACGACATCGGCAAGATGGGCGTCCCCGACCGCATCCTCCTGAAGCCGGCGAAGCTCGACCCCGACGAGTGGGAGATCATGAAGAAGCACCCCACCTACGCGGTCGACCTCCTGTCGCCGATCGAGTTCCTGCGGCCGGCCCTCGACATCCCGTACGCTCACCACGAGCGCTGGGACGGCAACGGCTACCCGCGCGGCCTCTCCGGCGAGCGCATACCGCTGGCCGCGCGCATCTTCGCCGTCGTCGACGTCTACGACGCCCTCACCTCGGACAGGCCGTACCGCGCCGCCTGGCCACCCGAGAAGGCGCTCCAGTACATCAGAGAGCAGTCGGGCCAGCACTTCGACCCGCGGGTGGTCGACGAGTTCCTCGAGATGATCGCGCAGGGCTGA